In Promicromonospora sp. Populi, one genomic interval encodes:
- a CDS encoding DUF6228 family protein has product MAFEWLSGNAVTYPIVTLGGDLERCIGKDALVHEVRIGSASEHLLLKAGADPEAPQSLAATLQSNGLAAATQVPQHYATGFQDLAEFFATLEEGWRGWAGVQTWKSLEGELTIEARHQFGHVRLTVTLRNLRWEWGNDGWHATVDLTIDPGEQLSRIARETAALASGEE; this is encoded by the coding sequence GTGGCCTTTGAATGGCTTTCGGGCAACGCCGTGACCTATCCGATAGTGACGCTAGGAGGTGACCTTGAGCGATGCATCGGGAAGGATGCGCTTGTGCACGAGGTTCGGATTGGCTCCGCTAGCGAGCACCTGCTCCTGAAAGCGGGTGCCGATCCTGAAGCGCCCCAATCCTTGGCTGCCACGCTTCAGTCGAACGGGCTCGCGGCAGCCACGCAGGTGCCGCAGCACTACGCGACCGGGTTCCAAGACCTGGCCGAGTTCTTTGCCACGCTGGAAGAAGGATGGCGCGGGTGGGCGGGGGTTCAGACGTGGAAGTCGTTGGAGGGCGAACTGACGATTGAGGCACGTCATCAATTCGGCCACGTCCGGTTGACCGTGACGCTTCGCAACCTGCGTTGGGAGTGGGGCAACGATGGCTGGCATGCCACGGTCGATCTCACTATCGATCCGGGTGAGCAGTTGTCTCGGATCGCTCGGGAGACCGCCGCATTAGCCAGTGGCGAGGAATGA